The following DNA comes from Simkania negevensis Z.
TGCATCAAATGAGGCATTCACAATATCCCCAAGGACAGCAGAAGGGGGAATTCCTGAAGGATCTTTAATGTTTGATATGGCATCGAGAAAAACAGTTGGGAGGTGTTGTATCTGCGCATGAATCGAAGCTGTGATATCTTCTAAATCAACAGTTCCTTGAGGTGTGAGAAAGTCATCCAAGCTTCCCTCACCTCGAATTTGTCCACTTTGCCTGCTTCCTTCAGGACTCACATTTCCCTGCATTTTAAAAGAAAGAGGGCCAGGAGCGTTTTCTTTAACGACTGAAAGATCAAAGCGATCCAGTTGCGTCACTTCTTTTGTTTTTTGCTGCTCTAATGCCAAAGAGTCGACGCGTAAATCGGCATTAAAAATGGCGCGATAAAGATTCATATCGACATTGGGAAATAGTTCTCCATTTGACGTTAAAGGGAGTTCCAAAGCTGAAACGTTAAACTTGAGGCTGGCTCGATCTTTAATCACAAATGGCGCTGGATTTGTCGAAAGAGTTGGATTTTTCCATCTTTTGAATGCAAGGACGCCTTCTTCAGAAATGTTCCAATCAATTATTAAAGGATTACGGTTATTTTTAAGTCGGAATTTATCGTCTGCTTGAAACGAGCCAATTAGCGAGAGATAGGGACTTTTGACTTCGGTATTGAACTCGCCGTTTTTTCCTTGTTTGGTGATATCAAATTTGAGGTCTATCCAGTCTCCAATCATCTGAGGAAGCGTTGCATTCATACTTAAAAAGGCATCGACAATCTGAGTAGAAAGTCGGTTTAATGTCAGTTGAGTTTGGGAAGGATGTTTTAAAGGATTGAAATTCCCTTTGTTATCGACTGCAAGAAACTTAAGACTCCCAGCCGACACGCTTTCCAAGAGAGCCTTAGCATCAAGTTGCAATCGACTCGTTTCTCTTTTCCCGCTGAGGTCATAATTCAAAATGACATTTTCAAGAGAAAAAGAGGCTTTTGTTTTTCTCTCCACCATTTTAAGAGTTGGGATACTCCCAGCAATTTTGAGGTCTAAGCCTTTGACCGCTTCTCTTCTCATCGGAAAGGAGCCAGGTTGAATTTGGAAGTTTGCAGTAGCGCTCTCTGCTAAAAGAGGAATCTTTTCCTGTTTGGATAAAATTGAATTGACCTCATTTAGCTGAAGCAAAAATGAAATGTCTACGGGATTTTTAAGAATAAAAGCTCCAGAAGCAAGGGATCCCTCAACAGTCGATTTGAACTTAGACGAATCAAAAGTCACTTGCATAGGAGAAATTTCCAACTCTTTTTTCATTCGAAGAATGCCTGATGCATTCACTGCAACGTCTTGTCCAAAAAGAGTTTGTCCCCATGTCTGCGCAGCAAAGTCAAATCGTGTTTTCCCTTTAAACTCTAACTGCTGATCTAGTTTTCCATTGAGTTGCAAGTCGAGTTGAGGAAGCTGCATTGCACCAAGGCCAAAAAAGTTCGAAAACTGGACATCTTGACCTGTGAGTTGCATCTTTAAGGCTGCCTCTTTGAAGCGACCAATTGGGAGGGTTAAATTTTGCAGCTCACCACTGATCATCATGGGATAGGCAAGCTTTGTAAAAACAGAAGGCGTTACTTGATACGTAAAACTTGTGGGCTTTTTTAAGACGAGGGCACTTTCTGAAGTAAACTGACTACTTGAGAGATTGAAAAGGGGAGAGTTTCCGCTAATCAAGAATTGTTTCTCTCCTTCTTGGTCAAATCGTTTTAATGAGAAATCAAAATTAGATCCGATCCATTTTTGCAAATTTTCTTCCTCGGAAGTGAGGCGATCCACAAGAGCCGTTGGCATATTGCGCACACTTAGATCGAGCAAGGCAAACTTGGTGATCCAATCTTTTTGAGAAAAGAGTTCCTTTAAACTTGAAGTCGCCTGCACCTTTGATGGAGGAAAAGAACTAAAGCGGTACGAAGTGTTGAGTGCTGAGTGAAAAAGCTCTCCTAAGTTGGTCGTGTTAAAAGAAACGTCCAAAGAATCAAGAAGAAGTGAGTCACGCGTTTTTGCAAGAGCAAAGGCTCCTTGCTGCATTTTGATTTGCCCAGCAATGGCCATTATGCGTGGATAAAGTTTCATATTTTTGAAGAGAAGGCTTAACTGGCTAACCTCAATTTCGGTGTGGCAATCACCTATTAAAACAAGTGGGGAGTTAGCCGCGAGAGCTTGCAAAAGACGAGGCTTCAAGGTCCAATTAAGTTTAAGCGTATCTCTGAGTTGAATCAGTCCTTTTTGATAGCTACCAAATAATGACCCCTCCATAAGAGGTGAGCGAAGCTGCGCTGAAAAGTTTTGCCCTTCTCCCGCTTTTGAAAATAGAAGGTCGAGATTTAATGTGTCACCAAAAGCATCAGTAAAAATCCCCCGCATTTCGGGATCCATAAGAGAGGAAAGAGCATCGAGAGTCGCTACAGGGAAGTTATTTAAATTGGCCTCTCCACTGATCTGGAGTGCTTCGGCACTTTCAAGGTCGATCACTTCCACTTTGCTTTCAACGGCCCCTTTCACTTGAAAGCTACCCAAACGCTCTTTCGAGATAGTTTTCCCAGAACCTTTCACCGCTAAAGGAAAAGTCTTCGAAGACATCCCTAGTAAGAAGTCTACATCATCGATGCGGATCAAATCCTTGCCCGCTTTTTGAACAGCAAATAGACCATCTTCGAGAGTCACTTGCCCACTGAGATTTTTCCAAAAAGAGCGATGGTTTTTTTGTTTTTTTTTCTTTGAAGATCCGTTTGAAATTTTAGGAGGGGAGGCAACATGATTTGTTGCTAAAATCAACTCAGGTTTGACAAGTTTCGTGTCCCCAAGACTTCCTTGGCGAAAGAGGAGATTCCAAAAAGTTATGTCGAGTGTCAAAGATTCAAAACTTAAAACGACATCTCCCTTTTTCTCAAAGTGAAACCCTTCTATTTTCTGAGGCCTTGTCCAACTTAAAGAAACATCACTGATTTGAACTGTAGCTTGCGCATCTTGCTGAATCCGATGAATGAGGAAGTTTTTTCCCGCATGACTAGAAAGCATCGAAGGGAGAAATAACACAAGAAGTCCAACAAAACAGATAAGCGCTGCAAAAGTAATGATGAGAATCTTTTTCATGAAACTATTCCATTATAGCGGTAAATCCCAGCAATGGTTTTAGCATCGACAATCTCGTTTTGATCGATCATTTCCATTGCCTCTTCTAGAGTCAAAGCCACAGTATCAATCTCTTCTGAATCATCACCTACAAGAGGATTGGGATGTAAATCTTTCGCTAAGAAAAGGTAAATGTACTCATTGCAAAATCCAGGCGCTGTGAAAAAACCTCCTAGAGAAGTGATGCTTCGAGCTTCAAACCCAATTTCCTCCTGAAGCTCCCTTTGTGCACATTCAAGAGGATCTTCTGCTGCCTCCAAAGTTCCTGCGGGCAGCTCTAAAAGAATTTGACGCGCAGCACGGCGCCATTGCTTAACCAAAATCATTTTCCCTTCGGCATTGATTGGAATCATAGCAACAGCACCTGGATGGAGAACGATATCAAAGGTCTTTTCTTGCCCATTCTCATATTGGATCTGATCTTGAGCAAGGGTAATAATTCTCCCTTCGTGAATCTTTTGCCTTTCGATATGAGCTTCTTTTTCTAACCGAGCACGCGTTTCAGATTTTTGACTCACTTTTTTGCCTCATACTGCTGAATGATCTCCTTCGTCAGAGGGGAGACAACTCCTTCACCTTTAACTGTTTTATGAATCTTCGGTGATCCATAATAATGAACATGACCATATCCTTGAATTGTAATTGACAACTCATCTTGTGCATTCACTAAGCATGCGCAAGGTCCGGTCAAACGGACGTTTGTGCCAATCGTCTCAAAATCTTTTCCATCATAAAAGCCTGGGCCATTAATCATAATCGACTGATAGCGCGCGCCTCCGCGGATTGTTGCCTGAGAACTTCCGACTATTGAGATGGCAAACCTCTCACATTCTACTGTTCCTTCAAGCACCGTCGAACCATTAACTTTGAGATCCACCATGAAGTTATCTGCTTTCAAAAAGTCGATATCAACGTAATTATCTCCTTCTAAAATAAGCTTTTGCAAGTTTGTGACAATCAATATCACATGAGGTATTTCAGGAATTTCAGACAAATCTGCAAACTTCTTTGGAGAGATTGATAGGGTTCCATCTGAATAACTTAAGTGAAATTTATCCTGAAGCCACTTCGGAGCGTTGAAAATGAACTTGTTTTCCTTTCCCTGTTGAATCTCAATTTTTCCAGGCCCAAAGTAATCAAAGGTATGAAGATATGGATAGCTCATTTCAAAAGGCTTGTCGACACCATAGACTGCACTCACAAATAAGAGCGCCATGCAGATGAGAAGACGCATAGATTACCTCATTTTCTCTAAATTCCCCACTCTAAGTTTGTTCTACATTTATTTCAACGTGCCCGTTGATCAAAAACCCTTCAAGAATTAAGTTGTGACTTAAGAGGCAGTGAGACGTCAATGCCTCCATTAGGGGAAGGTCATGAAATTCCGCACAAAATTGTTTTACTCTTTCATTTCCTTAGGGTTAATGAGTACTCTCTTAGCTCTTTTCATCATTTATGGGGAGGCTTCCCGCCTGATTTTTGATGAGATTCGGAGTAAAATTCTCTCTTTGGTTTCAAATACGGTTCAATTGATCAATCCCAGTGAATTACAGACCTTTATCGCCTCAAATGGAAACCAAGACAATCCCGTTTTTCAAAACTTAAAGCGAGAGCTGTTTGAAATTCGTGACCTCAATCGACGGTCCGATGTTTACGTCCAATATGTATACATCCTCTGCAAATTTCCCGATTCTGATCGCTACTTCTTTGTGATCGACGCGGAAGAGGGGAGACGATTCATTTCTGCATATGGCGATCCTTTCCCCGCAAACATCCAGCTTCCTCCCGATCCAAGAAAATCCTATGTCACCCAAAACATCTATTCTGATGCATGGGGAACTTGGATCACAGGCTATGCACCCATCTTTGACGCCCAAGGAAAGGAAATTGGCTTACTAGGAATTGATGTCCGGACTAAAGAGATTTACATGGAGCTCGAAAAACTGCTCCTCTATGGCCTCATCGCCTTTGCAATCTCTATCTTTGTCGGGATAGTTTTTGCATACTTCTTATCCAAGTTAGTTTCATCCTCATTGTCAGTGCTTTGTGACACAGTAAAACAGATTGGAAAAGGGGAGTTTAATTCCCGCTCGCCTCTGCATACGCGTGATGAGTTCAACGAACTTTCGATCGCGATTAATACGATGGCCAAAGGGCTTGAAGAACGAGAGCGACTTAAAATGGGCTTTGCCCGTTACGTTTCCCAATATGCCTTAGAGGAGCTGTTAAAACTAGATAAGCCCATCTCTCTAGAAGGGGAAAGGAAAAAAGTCACCATCCTCTTTTCCGACATCCGTCAATTTACAACCATTGCAGAAAAACTCCCTCCAGAAGAAGTACTTAAACTCCTCAATGAATACTTCAAAGAAATGATCGAGGTCATTTTCAACTATGGGGGAACGCTCGATAAATTCATCGGGGATGGCCTCATGGTCGAATTTGGAGCTCCACTCGACGACAAACTCCAAGAGCTGCATGCTGTCTTATCTGCCATTCACATGCAACTACGCCTCGATAAGCTTTGTGAAAAGTGGGCACAAGAAGGGCGCGACCAACTGTCGATGGGAATTGGAATCCACACCGGACTTGCCGTCTTAGGGAACATCGGGTCAGAAAAACGGATGGAATATACTGCTATTGGTGACACCGTCAACGTCGCTTCCCGTCTGGAGTGGCTCACCAAAAGGCTGCAAAAGCCGATCATCATCTCAAAACCGGTCTATGATAAAGTCAAAGATCACTTCGTCTTCGAAAATCTCAACGAAACCAAACTTCCCGGACGGATGGGTAACATTCAAGCATATGCCATCCACCCTAAACTACAAGAAAACCTCCATCAAGTGGAACTCGCTCATGAATTCCATCACTTTCCTGAAGAACATGAATAGTCTATCTTTAGACCCCTATTCAAGCAAATGAGCAATTAAAACTTTTTTCTTGTTTTTTTCTTGCGCTTTCACGTATGTCAAAAACTAATGAAAAAAGAAACTGAAAAGACCATTATTACCCTCTCAAACTTCGGCTATATCTCGGGCTGCATTGTTCTCTATTTAGTCGCTCTTTGTATTCTCATTTCAGCTGTTTGGAGCATTATCAGCGATATGTATTCAGGTGTTTATACAGTATACAAGATTCTGGATGAAGTTGGCCTAATCGTCTTTTCCATGGCAGTTGTTGATGTGGGTAAATATCTTATGCTTGAAGAAGTTTTAAGACGAGAAAGAGCTCATAATCCAGAGCAATCACGCAAAACTCTCACAAAGTTTGCGATCATCATTTCCTCAGCCCTCTCTCTTGAGGGACTTGTTCTCACCATTGAAGTTGCAAAGCAAGACGTCACTAAACTCCTCTATCCCGTCACAGTGCTCCTAACCGCAACTTTCTACATCATTGGAATTGGGATTTATCAAAAACTCAATGCCAGCGCTGAAGAAAAAGAATAATTATACCATTCGTGAATGGTCTTATCCCTGCTCAGGGTTAAACGATTCGATAAACTGCGCAAGTTGGTTTTGCACTTGCTCACGCTCATTGACCGGATAGGAAATTTCAACCTTATAGAGAACATTTCCAACAAGGATCAGCGTGCCTGCTGTTTCATGATCTCCGATGTAGTGCTCAAAGTCGAGCGAGGGGAAAGATTTAAAAGTATTGATACTTTGCCCCACGAGATGAGCCCCTTTCAGTTGGCTGACGACAACTTTCATAGCTCCTTTGAGAACCATTTTAGAACCCCATTTGAGCCAATCTTGAGGAAGGACTGTATAGCTGACCGAAATCACCTTGTTTCCTTCACTGCACTGAAATTCATGGTAGGGGAGGGTGTCATCGCTTCTTGGAATTGGAAAGTCTTTTGTGGTGTGCTCAGGTTTATTGGGAAATTTGACCGAAAAGTTCTCTTCTTTAGGATTAAACTTAATCCACGAATCAATCCCTTCTCCTTTGCCTAATATGCGATGAATGTCAAAACCTAATGCCTTGTCGTGCATCATGTCATAAACCTTGTACCCACCAAAAGCAATTCCTACAAGGAGGATTGAGATGAAAATGGATTTCGAAAGAGAGAACTTTTTAGATTGCATTTTCCTTACCCGTAATTTGAAATTTAACAAACAGTATAAAATGCATTCGATTAAAGATCAATGCGACGTTTTATTTGATTCAACACTGAAATAAACATTTCTTCAGTTAACTTTCCCGTATAAGTGTTTTGCGGGCTGGGATGGTAGGAAGTAAATAAATCAATCTCGCCAAAACTTAACAAACTTGCATGTTTAAACGGAAGTTTATTTTCTTTCAAATTCTCTTTATTTAAAACGCTAAATATAGCCTTATAAGCTAGTTCTCCAAGTGCCAAAACCGCTTTTAAATGAGGAAGTAAAGCAAATTCTTGTTTGAGATAGGGAAGGCAGTTGTCACATTCTTCTTTGAGAGGACGATTTTCAGGAGGAGCACATTTAACAGCAGCTGTGATGTAGCACCCGCTGAGTTTGAGTCCATCATCTCTAGAAAACGATGTAGGCTGATTGGCAAAACCTACTTGATAGAGCATTTTCATCAAAAATCGAGCAGATTCATCACCAGTAAAAATTCTTCCAGTTCTGTTGCCTCCATGTGCAGATGGAGCAAGCCCTAAAATCAGTAAACGCGCTTTTGGATCCCCATAGCCAGGGGTAGGTTCGCGGAGATAAGCTTCATCTTTATATGCAGAACGTTTGGGAAGAGTTTCGCGGTATTCAACAAGGCGAGGGCACTTGCGACAAGCTGAGACAATTTGATTGAGTTCACTTAACGTCATCGGGTTTTTCGGGAATAATCAACGTTCCAACAATGTAACCAACTAAAACAGGAACCACACCCGTAATCAATAGAGCAAATAACACGACAATACGGACAATGGTTGGGTCAATGCCAAGTGATTCGGCAATTCCACCACAGATTCCAGAAATTTTTCGATCTTGAACCGACCTATAAAGTTTCTTACACTCAAACTCAATGTAAGTTGGAGGACCAAGGGGAATGAGCATCCATGCTACAATATAGAGAATCAAAACAGGTAAAACAGCAGTGAAAATACAGATCATCACGACGAGAAGGCGAATGATCGTTGGGTCAATTTTTAAAAACTGCCCTAAGCCACCACATACTCCTGCAACTTTTTTATCCCACCGATCTCGAAATAGACGCTTCATTTTTTCTCACAAAATAACGGTTAAATGTTGGGGGAGGAAGGGATTTAAACTCCATCTTTTTCTTTGTCACAGGGTGAATAAAAGAGAGCAATGACGCATGAAGTCCGAGTCTCCCAAGAGGATTCTTCGTCGCTCCATATTTCATGTCTCCAACAACAGGGAAACCCGCTTCACTCGCATGAGCCCGAATCTGATTTTTTCGACCTGTTTCTAATGTGACCTGAACCGCAGTATAATCACCCTTGCGTTGTACCACCTTATAATGGGTGATTGCCTCCTTTCCTTCGGGGTGAGAAGAAACGAAATAATTTGCATCTTCTTTGAGCATGCTTTTCCACATCCCTTTCTTTTCTTCAATCGATCCTTCTAGAACAGCTAAATACTGACGTCCCATTGTATGGAGGTGAAACTGTTTCTTTAGCCCCTCTTTTGCCCGCTCTGTGTAGGCAAAAACCATCACGCCTGATGTTTCGCGATCAAGCCGGTGGACAGGTAAAACACGTTTTGCTACACCTCGACTCTTTAACGCTGCATGGACAGTCTCTTTCTCTTCAAAATGGGTTGCGACACTCAAAAGCCCTGCAGGCTTTTGCACAACAACTATGTCTTTGTCTTCATAGAGAATTTTGATTCCAAAGGAGCTGTGTTTCACCTTACTTTCAAAGCTGAGTTCAGTTCCTTTCGAAATGACTATCTGAGGAGAGCGAAGCAGCTGACCATCACGAATAAACCGTCCATTTTTGATCCAACTACGCAGGGTCGTTTTAGAGCTATCTGGGAATAGCTCCTCTAAGACTTCAAGAAGGGATGCTGATTTTTTGGCTTTCAATTGCATGGCACCGATCATAACATATTTTCGATTTTGACAAGAAGTTCTAATGTCAATTAAAATCATCTCTTACAAGTTCTTGCTAGGGAGGCATTTCATGCATAGAAGACACGATTTATCAAAACATTTTTGGGCTCCATTTAGCTGGGACGATGAAGGAGAGTGGGACTTTGTAGCAACTGACCCTTCTGGACTAAGCGTCTATGAAGAAGGGGACGCGATCTATATTGAAGCCTCGCTTCCTGGGCTATCCTCTAGTGAAATCGAAGTTTATCAAGATCATGGATACATCGTAATAGAGGGAAAAAGGCAAGAAGAGACCAAAGAAAGAAAATATTACCGTAAAGCCTCACGCAGCTTTTGTTACCGCCTTCCCGTGCCGTCTGCAGCAGAAAAAGATACTGATCCTGAGGCAACTTATAAAGATGGCCTAATGAAATTGAGGTTCAAAAAAGGGACCAAAAAGAAAAAACCAATTCCTATTAAAGAAGAGGGTTAACTCTATGAAAAAATTCCTATTTATTTTCCTGTTTGCCACTTTTGCTCTTCATGCAAATGAAGAAACTTTAGTGAAGTTTAAAGGAAGGCACTCACTCGCAAGCTACCATGAGTGCGAACTTCCAGCGCTTTATGATACACAAAGTCTACGCTCTGCATTTTTTTCAGCAATCAAAGCATCTGGAGCTCACGCCATATCTTATACTGAACACTATTTCGATGATGGAGCTTACACAATTCTTGTTCTTCTAGAAGAAAGTCATGCGACATTGCACTCCCATCCAGAATGTAAGGCTTGCTTTGTCGATCTTTTTACAGCAGGAAACACCTGTGATGCTAAGCCTTTTCATCACGCTTTAATCGATTACTTAAGACCTGCTCTTTCCAATCTCAACTCAATTGAAAGGGGTTAAATGAAAAAAATCGCTGCTCTCATCGACAATCTCTTCGAAGAAATGGAGCTATTGTATCCTGTCTTTCGTTTGCAAGAAGAAGGACATCAAATCACCCTTGTTGGACCTGCTGACAACACAACATACAAGGGAAAAAACGGCTATAGCTACAAAAGCCAAATTTGTTACAAAACTCTCAAAGCTAAAGATTTTGATGCCATTCTCATTCCTGGAGGATTTGCACCTGACCGTTTCCGTCGTATTCCAGAAGTCTTAACCTGCGTCCGAGAAATGGACCAAGTAAAGAAACCCATAGCCTTTATCTGTCATGGTGGATGGGTTCCGATCTCTGCTAAGATCCTTCAAGGAAAAAAAGCAACCGGTACCTCTGCGATTAAAGATGACTTGGAAAATGCTGGAGCAATTTGGATAGACGAACCCGTCGTGATCGATGGTCATCTTATCAGTTCAAGAACGCCTGTCGATCTCCCCCAGTTTGGGCGTGCTATCGTCGAGGCTCTTAGATGAAAAAGCTTCTGGGTCTTCTTTTTCTTCTTCCTTGCCTTCTTTTTGCTGAGGACAAAGAAAACCCCCCATCGATCTCTGATCCGCGCCTGCTCTCCCTCGGCGTTGGAGTCTTCAACATTGTACGGAATACTAAAGCAGTGACTTTTCAGCTTGAATACCGCTCAGATCTCGCTATCTATAAAAACCGGTTCATCTTCATTCGTCCTCTACTTGGGGTCATGGCGACAACAAAAGGCTCGACTTATTTCTATGGCGGCGTGGCTTTTGATTTCTTCCTCACTAACTTTCTAGTCTTTACACCCAGTTTCGCCCCTGGATTCTATATTAAGGGGGGAGGAATGGAATTGGGCTTTCCTTTAGAATACCGCTCTTCTGCAGAGCTCTCCTACCGGTTGAGCAATAAATCCCGGTTTGGGGCGATGTTTTACCACATCTCTAATGCCAGCTTAGGCTTTAGAAATCCCGGTACTGAATGCCTCGTCTTCTTCTACGCTTTCCCACTATATTAACCTATACTCAAACAACTTTTGAAGCAGTTTGAATATAAGTTCTTCCCATTCTTTTCAGCCTTTTTGGTTTGAAAAGGGCAACAAAAAAGCCAGAGTTTAGGTTATTAAGATAGCGTTAAGAATCCTCTTTTATTCTCTATCAATCGGATAAAAAAATATTTTCCAAAACCTATTTTTTTTTAATTTAGCCAAGTTATAATGGCATTAGGGGATGCCAATCATGTGCGAAAGGCAAGTTGGCAAAAGAGAAAGAAGGAACCCACCACATAGCATTTATACTCAAACAACTTTTGAAGTAGTTTGAGTATAACATTTTCATATTGTGAAAGATAAGTTTTTCACAAACGGGAATTCTTGCGGCCAAAAAATTGAAGAAGGGGAGTTTTTCATGTCTGGGTCTGGTCAACCTATTTTTAAACCGTTTCCATTTTTTGCGGGATGCCACACACAGACAATTGCAGCCTCATTTCTAACCTTTGCTCGAAATCCTGAATCGACTACACGTTTTGTCCACCTCTCAGATGGAGATCGGATCACATATGAAGTGAGCACCCCAACAAGTTGGAAAGTTACAGATCCTACAGTCGTGATGGTCCATGGCCTTTGTGGTTCACACCGTTCACCTTACATCGTGAGGCTAGCTAACAAACTCGATAAGCGTAACATACGGACAATCCGGATCAACTTGAGAGGGTGCGGGACTGGAAGAGGGCATGCTAAGAAGATGTACCACGTTGATTGCAGCAATGATATTTGGCATGCGCTCAAGAAGATTAAACACGAAACTCCTGATTCGCCTCTCACCCTGATGGGGTTTTCTCTTGGGGGCAACATCGTTCTGAAAATGGCTGGGGAATGGGGAGAAGAAGCTCAGCAGATTATCAATAAGGTGATCGCAATCAACCCACCAATCGACATGTATGCAAGTGTCCGTCTGCTGAGCAAAAACAAGGTTTATGAACGTTATTTTATGCGCTATTTGCGCTCAGATGTGCTGTTTCGACACAATTACTTTGAGGATATGCCACCCATTGAAATTCCAACCGGGATGTCATTGCTGGATTTTGATGAATTTTACATCGCTCCAGAATCGGGGTATGAATCTGCGCAAGACTATTATTATGCAACAAGTTCTGGGCGACTGATTCCTGATATCCAGGTCAGTTCCCACATCCTATTTGCAAAAGATGACCCAATCGTAGACTGCAATGTAATGGAAGATGTTCCTGTTCCACACAATGTCGACATAGTCGTGACTGATCAAGGAGGACATTTGGGTTATCTTGGAATGCCGGGTCAAGAAGGGGGTTTCCACTGGATGGATTCTATAATCCTCCAGTGGATTTTTGAAGAAGGCTAATATTTCCCCTGGTGATTTGTGAGCCATTTCATAATGAAGGCCGATTCATAGTGAGGCTTACCATTGATAAACAAACAGGGAACTTGGACTTTGTTGCCTTGACGAGTGAATTCGTGATAGGCATGAGATTTTCGATCTGTCACATCTTTGACAGGAATATTTTCTCCAAGCGTTTCAAGGTGTTGCATCACTTTGATACAGTAGGGGCAATTGGGCTTAATGTAGAGCACGACGTGATACTCTTTTTTAGCTACAGGCCTTGCTTCATCATAACACACTTCATAGTTTTCGAAGTTCGTTGACAGGGGTGTCTCAATTGAAATCTCTTCAACTTGAGGGGGGATGTCGTAGTACATTTCATTCTCCTACTTGGTTCGGAAAGAGAAATTTTAACCCAAATTCATAAATCATTGAAGCAGTTTGTTGCTGCAGCTTAGAATAAAACTGGCGAGAAGAAGATCGATTTTCTTGCTCTAAGTCAACCTGGTAGAGGTAACACATCGGTTCTGCAAAAAGAAGGAGTTCATGTGCACGTACCGGAGAGAGGGGTTTCCTTAATGAAACCTCAGTTACATTGCCAAAGAGTTGCCCAAATTTAGACACCACATCGCCTCGGCAAACAAACCCTCGGTAGTTCGGTTTTTCATCAGGCGATAGAGCCTCCC
Coding sequences within:
- a CDS encoding S-adenosylmethionine decarboxylase family protein, whose translation is MKKFLFIFLFATFALHANEETLVKFKGRHSLASYHECELPALYDTQSLRSAFFSAIKASGAHAISYTEHYFDDGAYTILVLLEESHATLHSHPECKACFVDLFTAGNTCDAKPFHHALIDYLRPALSNLNSIERG
- a CDS encoding type 1 glutamine amidotransferase domain-containing protein, which translates into the protein MKKIAALIDNLFEEMELLYPVFRLQEEGHQITLVGPADNTTYKGKNGYSYKSQICYKTLKAKDFDAILIPGGFAPDRFRRIPEVLTCVREMDQVKKPIAFICHGGWVPISAKILQGKKATGTSAIKDDLENAGAIWIDEPVVIDGHLISSRTPVDLPQFGRAIVEALR
- a CDS encoding YheT family hydrolase yields the protein MSGSGQPIFKPFPFFAGCHTQTIAASFLTFARNPESTTRFVHLSDGDRITYEVSTPTSWKVTDPTVVMVHGLCGSHRSPYIVRLANKLDKRNIRTIRINLRGCGTGRGHAKKMYHVDCSNDIWHALKKIKHETPDSPLTLMGFSLGGNIVLKMAGEWGEEAQQIINKVIAINPPIDMYASVRLLSKNKVYERYFMRYLRSDVLFRHNYFEDMPPIEIPTGMSLLDFDEFYIAPESGYESAQDYYYATSSGRLIPDIQVSSHILFAKDDPIVDCNVMEDVPVPHNVDIVVTDQGGHLGYLGMPGQEGGFHWMDSIILQWIFEEG
- a CDS encoding Hsp20/alpha crystallin family protein → MHRRHDLSKHFWAPFSWDDEGEWDFVATDPSGLSVYEEGDAIYIEASLPGLSSSEIEVYQDHGYIVIEGKRQEETKERKYYRKASRSFCYRLPVPSAAEKDTDPEATYKDGLMKLRFKKGTKKKKPIPIKEEG
- a CDS encoding RluA family pseudouridine synthase, which gives rise to MIGAMQLKAKKSASLLEVLEELFPDSSKTTLRSWIKNGRFIRDGQLLRSPQIVISKGTELSFESKVKHSSFGIKILYEDKDIVVVQKPAGLLSVATHFEEKETVHAALKSRGVAKRVLPVHRLDRETSGVMVFAYTERAKEGLKKQFHLHTMGRQYLAVLEGSIEEKKGMWKSMLKEDANYFVSSHPEGKEAITHYKVVQRKGDYTAVQVTLETGRKNQIRAHASEAGFPVVGDMKYGATKNPLGRLGLHASLLSFIHPVTKKKMEFKSLPPPTFNRYFVRKNEASISRSVG
- a CDS encoding glutaredoxin family protein gives rise to the protein MYYDIPPQVEEISIETPLSTNFENYEVCYDEARPVAKKEYHVVLYIKPNCPYCIKVMQHLETLGENIPVKDVTDRKSHAYHEFTRQGNKVQVPCLFINGKPHYESAFIMKWLTNHQGKY
- a CDS encoding acyloxyacyl hydrolase — encoded protein: MKKLLGLLFLLPCLLFAEDKENPPSISDPRLLSLGVGVFNIVRNTKAVTFQLEYRSDLAIYKNRFIFIRPLLGVMATTKGSTYFYGGVAFDFFLTNFLVFTPSFAPGFYIKGGGMELGFPLEYRSSAELSYRLSNKSRFGAMFYHISNASLGFRNPGTECLVFFYAFPLY